ATTCATGTAAACACTAGAATCTGATCATTTAATCTTATACTTgctgaattattttttatctatgCAAtgaaatatatacaaataaaagtagaaatcataaaataaaaaaataaaaaaaaggagaatCTAATGCTATAAAACTTTCACCATAGCATTGTTATAGCAACAGTAACCGTAGCCCCAAGACTCCCTCAAAAGTCATATGAGCAATTTGTAAAGCTAACACAATTGAATGGCTAGAATATATGGCCAATTAATTCAGACTAACAAAACACGTTTATGcttaataataattgaataaaatagAAGAAATTCGTATGGCATAAATTAGTAAAGATAATAGATTTACAGAATGGCCAACACTTTTTTGGTTGTTTACAAAGAATATCTCTAGAAGCAAATCATGAACACGAATCTAGGCCTCCAAAAGTAAAAACTCTAAGTAGGAGGAGCATTGTGATGGTTAGATTCATGTTCAAGATTTGCTTCTGGAGATATGAGAAAAATAAGCTGGTTCGGATGGCGAGTTGGGTTTGGGTTGGGAGTTGATAGGTTCagggaagaggaagaagaagaaggtgaaGGAAGAGTGTGTGGTGGCATAGGTGTTGAGAATCGTTTGCAAGGTGGAATGAACTTTATTGGCAATTGTGAAATTCCCATTGTGCTTTTATATATTGGGTTGTTGCAATGAGAATTATGGTAGATTGGTGTTGGTGTTGTTCATCCAGAATTGGAGAGTGATTTGATGAGTGAGGTGAGTGTGTGTAGGTTGTTATAAAGTGTTCAAAGGAAAAATTAGCCGATATAAAAAAATAGCCGTTGATTATAATGTatgtttcaaattattaaaactaGCCGTTAAAGAAACTAGCTATAAAAAaacggtaaaaaaaattatccgtTATAAAGCTAgttgttataaaaatgatattaaTACACATCTGATATGTGGTCCATGGATCACACgatattaaattacttttttgagGGGGAGAAATCACTATAATAACTTGCTATTGGGCTTATCATATGTGCCTATGCGTTGCATTACTGCATAGGCTATCACACCCCAACCTAAAAATAGATGTGTTTAACATTGTTTTGAATGGAGAAGCTCATGCAATACAATTATCTTTCCACttatttatttcatataaaataaaattcatacaaCATTACAATTATCAACAAATGATACACAAATACAATAGTTCACTTTGATTTACATTGATACATTCCACTTCACACATCAAATTCTTCACTTAGATTAACATTTCATAAATCTGAATTCTAACTTTGCAACAAGAAGATATCATCAGCATTCTCATCACTACAATAAAGACAAGGATGTTGAACAAATCCTTGTCTTTGTAACACATCCCTAGCCTTCATCACAACCTCTCTATTACTTAATTTCTCCTTATTATCCTTCAACACAATCTGAACTGCATTGCTAAATGCTCCATAAGCCTTTCCATTACTCATATTCGGACTCATATCTGCCGAAGTCTCATCAGATTGACAACCACTCAACAGAATCCCTTCATCCGACTTCAACGGTTGGGACAACTCACGATCAAGTACCGGAAGTCGAAACCTCAAACTCGCATCGGAGCCGAAGAACTCAAGCAGATGAGTTCCAATGTCTGTTGTATTTATGTTTGTTAATGATGAGAGGTGTTGAAGTATTGACTCGTAAGGAATAGATTTTGGTTTATTATCACTTTGTTTCAATGtgccatttttttcttcttccaatttGGATGGTCcaatttgttctttttctttgtcaatTAAGCCACCACTATGACATGAATCTGAGAGAATTGTTAAGCTTGCTCCTTTTGGAATCCGATTCACTAGTTGCCGGAAGTCCAAATCTATATAAATATGCGACAATAATCGCAATAAAAATATCAGTTTTAGACATAGTTTCTATATGGTAAGAGAGGACTATCACTAGTATCACATAGTTCAAATATCTAAGCAAATTCTATAGTTCACAAAGCCTATTCTGCATTTTTAAGCAGTTACTCTTCatattttgagtaaaaaatttTGTACCGTCGTTGTAAATGTTTCATGGAAAAAGTTGACTGATACAAAATGACTAATATGATCAATAATTTTCTATTTCAACGATTATTTGAAATTTCGTGAATTTTACTACCAAATTGTCCGATATTCCTACAACTATGCAATGAAATTGTGATTCACTTATTAATGACATAACATAATCAAGAAGGAAGTTGATACAAACCAGTGATAAGATTGAAGTCACAAGGCACAATAGCTTCTTCCTGTCGAAAAGGATGTCCATTTTTCTTCGAAGGAATCCTAGTTCCATGTCCGCTATAATGAAAATAAAGCACATCCCCTTCTTCAGCTTGATCAATCATTTCAGCTAATGCTTGCTTAATGTTAGCTCCAGTTGGCATAGTTGATGAAGAGTTTTTAGGTTCATCGGTGAGAAGCTTAATATTGGAATGATCAAAACCAAAACTCTTCACCAATGTTTCCTTCATAGCCAACACATCATTTATGCAACCATGAAGTTCATTAGAAGTGTTAGGGTAATTGCACCCTACCAAAACTGCTAGCCTTTTGTTTTTCCCTTCCATTGTAATTTGCAATAACCTCAAATATTTGAACTCTTAAAGCAAgtttattaaaagaaatattgacAAGGTTTAAGTCTATTAGATCATTCATTAAGGGTCTCTTTTTATAGTTATTTTTGAGTGGCAATATTGCATTCCTTTTGGATTTGCCAAAAGCAACGTTATGGGACATTTGTATTGGCTTTCAAGCCATGGAACTTCTAATTTTGGAATATTAAATTAGGAACTGAAATTGTTGCTTGTAAAGCATAATTGTAGGTGAACGAAGTTTGGTTTTTTGTATGACTCATCAATTCATTCATCAAGTAAGCTTGCCAATGTAGTTAAAGATACTATAACTAGTAACCTGTGATTCTTTGGTTCTAATCTTACTGGGTAAATCGGATGTTAACTTAATCCTGTTATTTTGGTGTTATATTGCATTACTCTactattctttttctttttttaccatAACACAGTTTTTATCGCCAAAGAAATCTTATTGggtatgaagtttttttttttactaattttcgTCAAAGAACATGTAAAACACACAAGGTGGACTCTTGCCTCCCAAGTGAAGTTTTTTCATACACAAGAGTAGCCCGAAATCAAACTTGACCACCTGCTTAAGAAGACTCAATACCCTTACCACTTGAACCTCTAGTACTCTTATGAAGCAGCATTGAGAATCAAAGAAGAATGGCGTGATTAAGTTAGAGTTTATATCTGCTTGATCAAGTCTAAGCAATATTTAAATgttgttagaagtcccacattggctagagatgtGGCATAGATAGCTTTTATAAGGGTAGTGTTCTCAAGTTAACTTTTGTGATTGAGTATAgacctctcaaattctaataaatgttctcttttgtgtgatttaacttttttatatttttattacaaaatcatcGCATTATTTTTAAtctgttttctatttttaaatatttatacagAAAATATGTTCACCGTTCCTTGTACAaataaatcttataaaaatggAAAACTGGTTCTTATACGAAAGGGATTGTTAATCATCAAGAGGATAAATGGTTCAGATTTCTTATAATATTGTTTTGTGACTTGTGAGTTGGCCAGCatgaaatttttagtttttggagGTTTTTTTTTGGCGTAAATCAAATATCCCATGTGCAACTATACAAATATTAATCCCTCGAATCTTGTGAGACTTAAATTGGCGGACAAACTCTCCCAAAAAAATCTGACACAGGTTCTTTGAACAGGAGTATTTTTGTAGTATTCTAGTTCAGAATTCATGTAGgtataatttattgaaaattttagtttgtttttcttttcctgTATTCATTACATATCCAGTGACTTCTAGTTCTGGGCTCTTGAAACAGTCCTTGCGTACAAGTAACACTTCATATAGTTCTTTTCTTGCAAGTGACAGGAACTGCACGTGTTCACTCGTTCAAATTACACTCTAACTTGTACTAATCCTCAAGtctataataagaaaataatttgattttatttgtaaatcaatttCGTGTTCATAACACATACAAAAATCTCACACAAGTGCAAAATAATTAAGTTGACAAAATTCGACCAAATACATACCTCCACAAGTgcaccttttttctttttgttaaatAGTCAAGTGACGAGAATCTCCCGCATCAAATGTggaaaaaagaagaattatGGGTTCAAATCTTATTCCTAACAACACATCAATTGTCTCTGCACCTTAGCTGAAGAAATTTTAAAGTTCAATCAATTCACGTCTTTCCAAAAATAATTAcatgaataaataaaatctcaaaAATGTAGTGGAAATGTTTTCAAAGCATTCTCTAGTCTCTTTCTTGGAAGGTAAGAAACATACCAAATATAAGATTCACTCTAACAAACATTAATTCATATAAACGCTGAAAGCTGGTCCTTTAATCTTATACTTgctgaattattttttatctatgCAAAGAAATCTAcacaaataaaagaagaaatcaTTAGAAAGGACAAACTAGTGCTATAACACCTCTATGGCTAATATATCTATCTATGGCTAATTAATTCAGACTAACAGAATAAGTTCGTGcataattgaataaaaatacaatattacAATTATATAAGCAAATAGCTAAGATAGTAGTATATTGAAACTCAGTCTCcaattaagaaataaaacagAAGAAAATCGTATgccataaattattatttatggaCCTACCGATATTGTTTCTTTCACTGATGACTAATGATAATAGATTTATAGAATGGGCAACAAATTTTGGGTTGTTTGCAAAGAGATCCCTAAACTTCAATTACTATGCCAACAAATTTCAATTAAACCTTGGACATATTGTTTCTCATTACAATAACTCAATATATATAATCACAACGGGAATTTCACAATTACCAAAAAAGGTTATTTCATCTCGCAAATGATTCTCAGCAATAGCACCTATGTCGAACactccttcatcttcttcttcatcttctaccTAACCTACCATCTCCCCACCCGAACCTGCCTCTTCTTCTCGCAAAAGGAGATCTCTGTAACCAAATCCCGAACCTTAATCTAAATGCTCCTCTTACTcggagtttttatttttggcgGCCTAAATATCAACAGCAGAACAAGTTTTTTCTGCCGATAATAATTAGGcctccaaaaataaaaactccaAGTAGAAGGAGCATTGTGACGGTTAAATTCAGGTTCGGGATTTGGTTAGAGAGATATCCTTTTGCGAGAAGAAGCCGGTTCAGGTAGGGAGTTAGGTTTGGGTTGGGAGTTGGTAGGTTCGgt
This genomic interval from Trifolium pratense cultivar HEN17-A07 linkage group LG6, ARS_RC_1.1, whole genome shotgun sequence contains the following:
- the LOC123890464 gene encoding metacaspase-9 gives rise to the protein MEGKNKRLAVLVGCNYPNTSNELHGCINDVLAMKETLVKSFGFDHSNIKLLTDEPKNSSSTMPTGANIKQALAEMIDQAEEGDVLYFHYSGHGTRIPSKKNGHPFRQEEAIVPCDFNLITDLDFRQLVNRIPKGASLTILSDSCHSGGLIDKEKEQIGPSKLEEEKNGTLKQSDNKPKSIPYESILQHLSSLTNINTTDIGTHLLEFFGSDASLRFRLPVLDRELSQPLKSDEGILLSGCQSDETSADMSPNMSNGKAYGAFSNAVQIVLKDNKEKLSNREVVMKARDVLQRQGFVQHPCLYCSDENADDIFLLQS